The Ananas comosus cultivar F153 linkage group 7, ASM154086v1, whole genome shotgun sequence genome has a window encoding:
- the LOC109712622 gene encoding DNA (cytosine-5)-methyltransferase 1B-like isoform X2 encodes MYLSTIYICPSGVGARMARNPGSAESTGKKRGRGKLPKSEEKITDDAKTEHKTPTDLKENHANRIKNDEEPIVSKRPKRAAACSNFKEKSLRLSEKSTLINTKKNRVEDEEIVAVELTKLGPEDPPPCRKLIDFILHDADGNPQPFEMSEINDFFITALIMPMDDNLEKEKERGVKCIGFGRIESWAISGYDEGSPVVWISTETADYECVKPASSYKIFYDHFFEKARVCIEIYRKLARSTGGNPDMSLEELLAGVVRSMSGHKSSSGSISKDFIISLGEFIYNQLIGLDETSGNNDVPLATMPALLALRDECRNRIDFNKFNPSVSNGSLKIKDGEKEETIEDEDAKLARLLQEEEEWKLMKQQRSRRGSNSQKNVYIKISEAEIANDYPLPAYYKPSVEEMDEYIFDSDSIYPDLPRRVLNNWALYNSDSRLISLELIPMKPCAEIDVMIFGSGCMREDDGSGFCLETDLAQSGSSSSDQLDVGGVPVYLSSIKEWMIEFGSSMIFVSVRTDVAWYRLEKPTKQYAPWYEPVLKTARLAISIITLLKEQSRVSRLSFADVVKKVSEFDKGHPAYISSNLALVERYIVVHGQIILQQFAEYPDDTIRKSAFVTGLAVKMEERRHTKLLMKKKVLVQKGANLNPSASMGPILSKRKVMRATTTKLINRIWGDYYSNYFPEGSKEGGGNEAKEIEEEQEENEEDEVEEDEISVQEEKTLKVQPSCQTRKSRSNNKEIKWEEEPIGKMVSGENLYKCAIVHGVEIALGRVVTVETDESEEVPMLLVEFMYEKNDGTKMAHGRTMKRGSQTVLGNAANGREVFLTNECMDFELGDVKESITVNIRLLPWGHMHRKENTIADKMDRARAEERKKKGLPTEYYCKSLYWPERGAFFALPYDSLGIGSGECYSCKQKELGRDEFKVISKTSFVYKKIEYSLHDFLYVRPQFFADEEEARGTFKAGRNVGLRAYVVCHLLEIEASAGSKQASLSSTKVKVRRFYRPEDVSAAKAYSSDIREVYYSEDIVTVPVAMIDGKCEIRKKNNLPTLELPLIMDHIFFCEYSYNPQTGSLKQLSANIKLSSPTQKLANTNSRKNKGKGVCESDKNNSDKWTDVPQENRLKTLDVFAGCGGLSEGLQQSGISFTKWAIEYEQPAGEAFGENHPETLMFVDNCNVILRAIMEKCGDVDDCISTTEAAELAAKLDEEKIKNLPVPGQVEFINGGPPCQGFSGMNRFNQSTWSKVQCEMILAFLSFAEYFRPKYFLLENVRTFVSFNKGQTFRLTLASLLEMGYQVRFGILEAGAYGVSQSRKRAFIWAAAPDEALPEWPEPMHVFSAPELKISMPGDVHYVAVRSTAGGAPFRSVTVRDTIGDLPPVENGASKPTIDYGSEPISWFQKQVRGRMVSLNDHISKEMNELNLIRCQRIPKRPGADWRDLPDEKVKLSTGQMVDLIPWCLPNTAKRHNQWKGLFGRLDWEGNFPTSITDPQPMGKVGMCFHPDQDRILTVRECARSQGFPDSYCFLGNIQNKHRQIGNAVPPPLAYALGRKLKEVIDAKRSSA; translated from the exons ATGTACTTATCTACAATATACATCTGCCCATCTGGAGTT GGGGCGAGAATGGCAAGGAATCCTGGTTCTGCAGAGTCAACAG GTAAGAAGAGAGGTAGAGGAAAACTGCCAAAAAGTGAAGAAAAAATTACAGATGATGCCAAAACGGAACATAAAACACCAACAGATTTAAAGGAAAATCATGCGAACagaataaaaaatgatgaagaGCCTATAGTCTCCAAGAGGCCAAAGAGAGCTGCTGCATGTTCTAACTTCAAGGAGAAATCTCTCCGATTGTCCGAAAAGTCCACATTAATCAATACCAAGAAAAATCGTGTTGAGGATGAAGAAATAGTTGCTGTGGAATTAACCAAACTAGGCCCAGAAGATCCTCCACCCTGTAGGAAACTAATAGATTTCATCTTGCACGATGCTGACGGAAACCCACAGCCGTTTGAGATGTCTGAAATCAATGATTTTTTCATTACTGCTTTGATTATGCCCATGGATGATAATttggaaaaagagaaagaaagaggagtGAAATGTATAGGATTTGGACGAATTGAATCTTGGGCAATTTCTGGATATGATGAAGGTTCACCGGTTGTTTGGATTTCAACTGAAACTGCCGACTATGAATGTGTAAAACCAGCAAGCAGCTATAAGATTTTCTATGATCATTTTTTCGAGAAGGCGCGggtttgtattgaaatttatagaaaattagcAAGATCGACTGGTGGCAATCCTGATATGAGCCTTGAAGAATTACTTGCTGGGGTTGTCCGTTCCATGAGTGGACATAAGAGTTCGAGTGGATCAATCAGTAAAGATTTTATCATCTCTCTTGGCGAGTTCATATATAACCAGCTAATTGGATTGGATGAGACATCAGGGAACAACGACGTGCCTTTAGCCACTATGCCGGCTCTTCTTGCTCTAAGAGATGAATGTAGAAATAGAATAGATTTCAACAAGTTTAATCCAAGTGTCTCAAATGGGAGTTTGAAGATCAAGGATGGAGAAAAGGAAGAGACAATTGAGGATGAAGATGCGAAATTGGCCAGACTGTTGCAAGAGGAAGAAGAGTGGAAGCTTATGAAGCAGCAGAGAAGCCGCCGTGGGTCAAATTCCCAAAAGAATGTCTACATTAAGATTAGTGAAGCAGAGATTGCTAATGACTATCCTCTACCTGCATATTATAAACCCTCCGTTGAAGAAATGGATGAGTACATCTTTGACAGTGATAGTATCTATCCTGATCTTCCGAGAAGAGTTCTTAACAACTGGGCTCTGTATAATTCTGATTCGAGGCTTATTTCCTTAGAACTCATCCCAATGAAACCCTGTGCAGAAATTGATGTGATGATCTTTGGTTCTGGTTGTATGAGAGAGGATGATGGCAGTGGGTTCTGTTTAGAGACTGACCTAGCTCAGTCTGGTTCAAGTTCATCCGATCAACTTGATGTTGGAGGCGTTCCAGTTTATCTAAGCTCAATCAAAGAGTGGATGATAGAGTTTGGGTCTTCAATGATTTTCGTTTCTGTTAGAACCGACGTGGCCTG GTACAGGCTAGAGAAACCCACAAAACAGTATGCTCCATGGTATGAACCAGTACTTAAAACTGCAAGGCTTGCTATAAGTATCATTACCCTGTTGAAAGAACAAAGCCGGGTTTCAAGGCTTTCTTTTGCTGATGTGGTTAAGAAAGTTTCAGAGTTTGACAAAGGACATCCGGCGTATATATCTTCAAATTTAGCCCTGGTTGAGAGATACATTGTTGTACATGGGCAAATTATTCTTCAGCAATTTGCTGAATATCCAGATGATACTATCCGCAAATCTGCCTTTGTCACTGGTCTGGCGGTCAAGATGGAGGAGCGACGGCACACAAAGCTGCTAATGAAGAAAAAAGTTTTGGTGCAGAAAGGGGCAAACTTAAACCCAAGTGCTTCAATGGGCCCTATATTATCAAAAAGAAAAGTGATGCGTGCTACCACCACAAAGCTGATCAATAGGATATGGGGAGATTATTACTCAAATTATTTCCCAGAGGGTTCAAAAGAGGGTGGAGGGAATGAAGCAAAAGAAATTGAAGAGGAACAAGAAGAGAATGAGGAGGATGAGGTTGAAGAGGATGAAATATCAGTTCAAGAGGAGAAGACTTTGAAGGTTCAGCCATCCTGTCAGACAAGAAAATCCAGATCCAATAACAAGGAAATAAAGTGGGAGGAAGAACCAATCGGGAAAATGGTTTCGGGTGAAAATCTTTATAAATGTGCTATTGTTCATGGAGTTGAAATTGCTCTTGGCAGGGTGGTGACTGTAGAAACCGATGAATCAGAAGAAGTGCCTATGCTACTAGTGGAGTTCATGTACGAAAAAAATGACGGCACGAAAATGGCTCATGGCAGGACAATGAAGAGAGGGTCACAGACTGTTCTTGGAAATGCAGCGAACGGGAGGGAGGTTTTCTTAACCAATGAATGCATGGACTTTGAATTAGGAGATGTAAAAGAATCTATAACTGTAAATATTCGATTGTTGCCCTGGGGGCACATGCATAGAAAGGAGAATACTATTGCGGACAAGATGGATAGAGCAAGAGctgaagagagaaagaagaaaggattGCCTACGGAATACTACTGTAAAAGTTTATACTGGCCTGAGAGAGGTGCTTTCTTTGCCCTTCCGTATGATAGTTTGGGTATTGGAAGTGGTGAATGCTACTCTTGCAAACAAAAAGAGCTGGGTAGGGATGAGTTTAAAGTAATCTCCAAGACTAGCTTTGTCTATAAAAAGATAGAGTACAGTCTTCATGACTTTCTGTATGTTAGACCTCAATTTTTTGCTGATGAGGAGGAGGCCCGTGGCACGTTTAAGGCTGGCAGAAATGTGGGTCTAAGAGCCTATGTGGTGTGTCATTTGCTGGAGATTGAGGCTTCTGCGGGTTCTAAACAAGCTAGTCTGTCATCAACAAAGGTCAAAGTGAGGAGATTCTACAGGCCTGAAGATGTTTCAGCTGCAAAAGCTTACTCCTCTGATATTAGAGAA GTGTATTACAGTGAAGACATAGTAACTGTGCCAGTGGCGATGATAGATGGGAAGTGTGAgattagaaagaaaaacaacCTTCCAACTTTGGAGCTCCCGTTGATTATGGATCATATATTCTTCTGTGAATATTCTTACAATCCTCAAACTGGATCTCTCAAGCAG TTGTCTGCCAATATTAAACTCTCGTCTCCGACACAGAAGTTAGCTAACACTAATTCGAGAAAGAACAAGGGAAAGGGGGTTTGTGAAAGTGACAAAAATAATTCAGACAAATGGACAGATGTACCACAAGAAAACCGATTGAAAACTCTCGATGTCTTTGCTGGTTGTGGAGGGCTATCAGAGGGTTTGCAGCAATCTG GTATCTCCTTTACAAAATGGGCGATTGAATATGAACAGCCAGCCGGAGAAGCTTTTGGTGAAAACCATCCAGAAACGTTGATGTTCGTAGATAATTGCAATGTGATTCTAAG AGCTATTATGGAGAAGTGTGGGGATGTTGATGACTGTATTTCAACTACTGAGGCTGCTGAACTAGCAGCTAAGCTCGACGAAGAAAAGATTAAGAATCTGCCAGTGCCTGGTCAAGTAGAGTTTATCAATGGAGGACCTCCATGCCAG GGATTTTCTGGGATGAACAGATTTAACCAAAGCACTTGGAGTAAAGTTCAATGTGAGATGATCTTGGCGTTCCTATCTTTTGCTGAATATTTCCGTCCCAAGTACTTTCTTTTGGAGAACGTTAGAACCTTTGTTTCTTTCAACAAAGGCCAGACGTTCCGACTAACTCTTGCTTCACTCTTGGAGATGGGATATCAG GTTCGGTTTGGGATTCTAGAAGCTGGCGCTTATGGCGTTTCGCAGTCAAGGAAAAGAGCTTTCATCTGGGCAGCTGCTCCGGACGAAGCCCTTCCGGAATGGCCGGAGCCTATGCATGTCTTTTCTGCCCCTGAGCTCAAAATATCGATGCCTGGTGATGTGCACTACGTTGCTGTTCGGAGCACCGCTGGAGGGGCTCCTTTTCGGTCTGTCACTGTAAGGGATACAATTGGTGATCTTCCCCCTGTAGAGAACGGAGCTTCTAAACCTACCATTGAT TATGGTAGCGAGCCAATCTCCTGGTTCCAGAAGCAAGTTAGAGGAAGAATGGTCTCCTTGAACGATCACATATCTAAAGAAATGAATGAACTTAACCTAATTCGGTGCCAACGCATTCCGAAGCGTCCGGGTGCCGATTGGCGTGACCTGCCAGATGAGAAA GTAAAACTGTCCACAGGGCAAATGGTGGACCTGATACCATGGTGCTTGCCTAACACAGCTAAGAGGCACAACCAATGGAAGGGACTTTTCGGAAGGTTGGACTGGGAAGGTAACTTCCCTACTTCCATTACAGATCCCCAGCCCATGGGAAAGGTCGGCATGTGCTTCCACCCCGACCAAGATCGCATCCTCACTGTTCGCGAATGTGCTCGATCTCAA GGTTTCCCAGATAGCTACTGTTTCTTAGGCAACATTCAGAATAAACATAGGCAGATTGGGAATGCTGTGCCGCCTCCTCTCGCCTACGCGCTGGGGAGGAAACTGAAGGAAGTTATAGACGCGAAGCGTTCTTCAGCCTGA
- the LOC109712622 gene encoding DNA (cytosine-5)-methyltransferase 1B-like isoform X4, protein MARNPGSAESTGKKRGRGKLPKSEEKITDDAKTEHKTPTDLKENHANRIKNDEEPIVSKRPKRAAACSNFKEKSLRLSEKSTLINTKKNRVEDEEIVAVELTKLGPEDPPPCRKLIDFILHDADGNPQPFEMSEINDFFITALIMPMDDNLEKEKERGVKCIGFGRIESWAISGYDEGSPVVWISTETADYECVKPASSYKIFYDHFFEKARVCIEIYRKLARSTGGNPDMSLEELLAGVVRSMSGHKSSSGSISKDFIISLGEFIYNQLIGLDETSGNNDVPLATMPALLALRDECRNRIDFNKFNPSVSNGSLKIKDGEKEETIEDEDAKLARLLQEEEEWKLMKQQRSRRGSNSQKNVYIKISEAEIANDYPLPAYYKPSVEEMDEYIFDSDSIYPDLPRRVLNNWALYNSDSRLISLELIPMKPCAEIDVMIFGSGCMREDDGSGFCLETDLAQSGSSSSDQLDVGGVPVYLSSIKEWMIEFGSSMIFVSVRTDVAWYRLEKPTKQYAPWYEPVLKTARLAISIITLLKEQSRVSRLSFADVVKKVSEFDKGHPAYISSNLALVERYIVVHGQIILQQFAEYPDDTIRKSAFVTGLAVKMEERRHTKLLMKKKVLVQKGANLNPSASMGPILSKRKVMRATTTKLINRIWGDYYSNYFPEGSKEGGGNEAKEIEEEQEENEEDEVEEDEISVQEEKTLKVQPSCQTRKSRSNNKEIKWEEEPIGKMVSGENLYKCAIVHGVEIALGRVVTVETDESEEVPMLLVEFMYEKNDGTKMAHGRTMKRGSQTVLGNAANGREVFLTNECMDFELGDVKESITVNIRLLPWGHMHRKENTIADKMDRARAEERKKKGLPTEYYCKSLYWPERGAFFALPYDSLGIGSGECYSCKQKELGRDEFKVISKTSFVYKKIEYSLHDFLYVRPQFFADEEEARGTFKAGRNVGLRAYVVCHLLEIEASAGSKQASLSSTKVKVRRFYRPEDVSAAKAYSSDIREVYYSEDIVTVPVAMIDGKCEIRKKNNLPTLELPLIMDHIFFCEYSYNPQTGSLKQLSANIKLSSPTQKLANTNSRKNKGKGVCESDKNNSDKWTDVPQENRLKTLDVFAGCGGLSEGLQQSGISFTKWAIEYEQPAGEAFGENHPETLMFVDNCNVILRAIMEKCGDVDDCISTTEAAELAAKLDEEKIKNLPVPGQVEFINGGPPCQGFSGMNRFNQSTWSKVQCEMILAFLSFAEYFRPKYFLLENVRTFVSFNKGQTFRLTLASLLEMGYQVRFGILEAGAYGVSQSRKRAFIWAAAPDEALPEWPEPMHVFSAPELKISMPGDVHYVAVRSTAGGAPFRSVTVRDTIGDLPPVENGASKPTIDYGSEPISWFQKQVRGRMVSLNDHISKEMNELNLIRCQRIPKRPGADWRDLPDEKVKLSTGQMVDLIPWCLPNTAKRHNQWKGLFGRLDWEGNFPTSITDPQPMGKVGMCFHPDQDRILTVRECARSQGFPDSYCFLGNIQNKHRQIGNAVPPPLAYALGRKLKEVIDAKRSSA, encoded by the exons ATGGCAAGGAATCCTGGTTCTGCAGAGTCAACAG GTAAGAAGAGAGGTAGAGGAAAACTGCCAAAAAGTGAAGAAAAAATTACAGATGATGCCAAAACGGAACATAAAACACCAACAGATTTAAAGGAAAATCATGCGAACagaataaaaaatgatgaagaGCCTATAGTCTCCAAGAGGCCAAAGAGAGCTGCTGCATGTTCTAACTTCAAGGAGAAATCTCTCCGATTGTCCGAAAAGTCCACATTAATCAATACCAAGAAAAATCGTGTTGAGGATGAAGAAATAGTTGCTGTGGAATTAACCAAACTAGGCCCAGAAGATCCTCCACCCTGTAGGAAACTAATAGATTTCATCTTGCACGATGCTGACGGAAACCCACAGCCGTTTGAGATGTCTGAAATCAATGATTTTTTCATTACTGCTTTGATTATGCCCATGGATGATAATttggaaaaagagaaagaaagaggagtGAAATGTATAGGATTTGGACGAATTGAATCTTGGGCAATTTCTGGATATGATGAAGGTTCACCGGTTGTTTGGATTTCAACTGAAACTGCCGACTATGAATGTGTAAAACCAGCAAGCAGCTATAAGATTTTCTATGATCATTTTTTCGAGAAGGCGCGggtttgtattgaaatttatagaaaattagcAAGATCGACTGGTGGCAATCCTGATATGAGCCTTGAAGAATTACTTGCTGGGGTTGTCCGTTCCATGAGTGGACATAAGAGTTCGAGTGGATCAATCAGTAAAGATTTTATCATCTCTCTTGGCGAGTTCATATATAACCAGCTAATTGGATTGGATGAGACATCAGGGAACAACGACGTGCCTTTAGCCACTATGCCGGCTCTTCTTGCTCTAAGAGATGAATGTAGAAATAGAATAGATTTCAACAAGTTTAATCCAAGTGTCTCAAATGGGAGTTTGAAGATCAAGGATGGAGAAAAGGAAGAGACAATTGAGGATGAAGATGCGAAATTGGCCAGACTGTTGCAAGAGGAAGAAGAGTGGAAGCTTATGAAGCAGCAGAGAAGCCGCCGTGGGTCAAATTCCCAAAAGAATGTCTACATTAAGATTAGTGAAGCAGAGATTGCTAATGACTATCCTCTACCTGCATATTATAAACCCTCCGTTGAAGAAATGGATGAGTACATCTTTGACAGTGATAGTATCTATCCTGATCTTCCGAGAAGAGTTCTTAACAACTGGGCTCTGTATAATTCTGATTCGAGGCTTATTTCCTTAGAACTCATCCCAATGAAACCCTGTGCAGAAATTGATGTGATGATCTTTGGTTCTGGTTGTATGAGAGAGGATGATGGCAGTGGGTTCTGTTTAGAGACTGACCTAGCTCAGTCTGGTTCAAGTTCATCCGATCAACTTGATGTTGGAGGCGTTCCAGTTTATCTAAGCTCAATCAAAGAGTGGATGATAGAGTTTGGGTCTTCAATGATTTTCGTTTCTGTTAGAACCGACGTGGCCTG GTACAGGCTAGAGAAACCCACAAAACAGTATGCTCCATGGTATGAACCAGTACTTAAAACTGCAAGGCTTGCTATAAGTATCATTACCCTGTTGAAAGAACAAAGCCGGGTTTCAAGGCTTTCTTTTGCTGATGTGGTTAAGAAAGTTTCAGAGTTTGACAAAGGACATCCGGCGTATATATCTTCAAATTTAGCCCTGGTTGAGAGATACATTGTTGTACATGGGCAAATTATTCTTCAGCAATTTGCTGAATATCCAGATGATACTATCCGCAAATCTGCCTTTGTCACTGGTCTGGCGGTCAAGATGGAGGAGCGACGGCACACAAAGCTGCTAATGAAGAAAAAAGTTTTGGTGCAGAAAGGGGCAAACTTAAACCCAAGTGCTTCAATGGGCCCTATATTATCAAAAAGAAAAGTGATGCGTGCTACCACCACAAAGCTGATCAATAGGATATGGGGAGATTATTACTCAAATTATTTCCCAGAGGGTTCAAAAGAGGGTGGAGGGAATGAAGCAAAAGAAATTGAAGAGGAACAAGAAGAGAATGAGGAGGATGAGGTTGAAGAGGATGAAATATCAGTTCAAGAGGAGAAGACTTTGAAGGTTCAGCCATCCTGTCAGACAAGAAAATCCAGATCCAATAACAAGGAAATAAAGTGGGAGGAAGAACCAATCGGGAAAATGGTTTCGGGTGAAAATCTTTATAAATGTGCTATTGTTCATGGAGTTGAAATTGCTCTTGGCAGGGTGGTGACTGTAGAAACCGATGAATCAGAAGAAGTGCCTATGCTACTAGTGGAGTTCATGTACGAAAAAAATGACGGCACGAAAATGGCTCATGGCAGGACAATGAAGAGAGGGTCACAGACTGTTCTTGGAAATGCAGCGAACGGGAGGGAGGTTTTCTTAACCAATGAATGCATGGACTTTGAATTAGGAGATGTAAAAGAATCTATAACTGTAAATATTCGATTGTTGCCCTGGGGGCACATGCATAGAAAGGAGAATACTATTGCGGACAAGATGGATAGAGCAAGAGctgaagagagaaagaagaaaggattGCCTACGGAATACTACTGTAAAAGTTTATACTGGCCTGAGAGAGGTGCTTTCTTTGCCCTTCCGTATGATAGTTTGGGTATTGGAAGTGGTGAATGCTACTCTTGCAAACAAAAAGAGCTGGGTAGGGATGAGTTTAAAGTAATCTCCAAGACTAGCTTTGTCTATAAAAAGATAGAGTACAGTCTTCATGACTTTCTGTATGTTAGACCTCAATTTTTTGCTGATGAGGAGGAGGCCCGTGGCACGTTTAAGGCTGGCAGAAATGTGGGTCTAAGAGCCTATGTGGTGTGTCATTTGCTGGAGATTGAGGCTTCTGCGGGTTCTAAACAAGCTAGTCTGTCATCAACAAAGGTCAAAGTGAGGAGATTCTACAGGCCTGAAGATGTTTCAGCTGCAAAAGCTTACTCCTCTGATATTAGAGAA GTGTATTACAGTGAAGACATAGTAACTGTGCCAGTGGCGATGATAGATGGGAAGTGTGAgattagaaagaaaaacaacCTTCCAACTTTGGAGCTCCCGTTGATTATGGATCATATATTCTTCTGTGAATATTCTTACAATCCTCAAACTGGATCTCTCAAGCAG TTGTCTGCCAATATTAAACTCTCGTCTCCGACACAGAAGTTAGCTAACACTAATTCGAGAAAGAACAAGGGAAAGGGGGTTTGTGAAAGTGACAAAAATAATTCAGACAAATGGACAGATGTACCACAAGAAAACCGATTGAAAACTCTCGATGTCTTTGCTGGTTGTGGAGGGCTATCAGAGGGTTTGCAGCAATCTG GTATCTCCTTTACAAAATGGGCGATTGAATATGAACAGCCAGCCGGAGAAGCTTTTGGTGAAAACCATCCAGAAACGTTGATGTTCGTAGATAATTGCAATGTGATTCTAAG AGCTATTATGGAGAAGTGTGGGGATGTTGATGACTGTATTTCAACTACTGAGGCTGCTGAACTAGCAGCTAAGCTCGACGAAGAAAAGATTAAGAATCTGCCAGTGCCTGGTCAAGTAGAGTTTATCAATGGAGGACCTCCATGCCAG GGATTTTCTGGGATGAACAGATTTAACCAAAGCACTTGGAGTAAAGTTCAATGTGAGATGATCTTGGCGTTCCTATCTTTTGCTGAATATTTCCGTCCCAAGTACTTTCTTTTGGAGAACGTTAGAACCTTTGTTTCTTTCAACAAAGGCCAGACGTTCCGACTAACTCTTGCTTCACTCTTGGAGATGGGATATCAG GTTCGGTTTGGGATTCTAGAAGCTGGCGCTTATGGCGTTTCGCAGTCAAGGAAAAGAGCTTTCATCTGGGCAGCTGCTCCGGACGAAGCCCTTCCGGAATGGCCGGAGCCTATGCATGTCTTTTCTGCCCCTGAGCTCAAAATATCGATGCCTGGTGATGTGCACTACGTTGCTGTTCGGAGCACCGCTGGAGGGGCTCCTTTTCGGTCTGTCACTGTAAGGGATACAATTGGTGATCTTCCCCCTGTAGAGAACGGAGCTTCTAAACCTACCATTGAT TATGGTAGCGAGCCAATCTCCTGGTTCCAGAAGCAAGTTAGAGGAAGAATGGTCTCCTTGAACGATCACATATCTAAAGAAATGAATGAACTTAACCTAATTCGGTGCCAACGCATTCCGAAGCGTCCGGGTGCCGATTGGCGTGACCTGCCAGATGAGAAA GTAAAACTGTCCACAGGGCAAATGGTGGACCTGATACCATGGTGCTTGCCTAACACAGCTAAGAGGCACAACCAATGGAAGGGACTTTTCGGAAGGTTGGACTGGGAAGGTAACTTCCCTACTTCCATTACAGATCCCCAGCCCATGGGAAAGGTCGGCATGTGCTTCCACCCCGACCAAGATCGCATCCTCACTGTTCGCGAATGTGCTCGATCTCAA GGTTTCCCAGATAGCTACTGTTTCTTAGGCAACATTCAGAATAAACATAGGCAGATTGGGAATGCTGTGCCGCCTCCTCTCGCCTACGCGCTGGGGAGGAAACTGAAGGAAGTTATAGACGCGAAGCGTTCTTCAGCCTGA